One genomic region from Rattus norvegicus strain BN/NHsdMcwi chromosome 10, GRCr8, whole genome shotgun sequence encodes:
- the Prm3 gene encoding protamine-3: MGSRCAKLSTGHGPAQNTGHSRGHESSMKKLVACVSQDNFSLSSEGEEEEEDEEDEEEEDDDEEDEEEEQIPVKGKLLLLEPEKQDGAEDAVAQPSPEPKQKHS; this comes from the coding sequence ATGGGTTCCCGCTGTGCCAAGCTCAGCACCGGCCACGGCCCGGCCCAGAACACGGGTCACAGCCGTGGCCACGAGTCCTCCATGAAGAAACTCGTGGCCTGTGTGAGTCAAGACAACTTCTCCCTGTCATCagagggtgaggaagaggaggaggatgaggaagatgaggaggaggaagatgatgatgaggaagacgaggaggaggagcagatCCCGGTGAAAggcaagctgctgctgctggagccCGAAAAGCAAGATGGTGCTGAGGATGCTGTGGCCCAGCCAAGCCCGGAGCCCAAGCAGAAGCACTCCTGA
- the Prm1 gene encoding sperm protamine P1, which translates to MARYRCCRSKSRSRCRRRRRRCRRRRRRCCRRRRRRCCRRRRSYTFRCKRY; encoded by the exons ATGGCCAGATACCGATGCTGCCGCAGCAAAAGCAGGAGCAGATGCCGCCGCCGCAGGCGAAGATGTCGCAGACGGAGGAGGCGGTGCTGCAGGCGGAGGCGGCGAA ggtgctgccgccgccgccgctcaTACACCTTTAGGTGTAAAAGATACTAG
- the Socs1 gene encoding suppressor of cytokine signaling 1 has product MVARNQVAADNAISPASEPRRRPEPSSSSSSSSPAAPARPRPCPVVPAPAPGDTHFRTFRSHSDYRRITRTSALLDACGFYWGPLSVHGAHERLRAEPVGTFLVRDSRQRNCFFALSVKMASGPTSIRVHFQAGRFHLDGSRETFDCLFELLEHYVAAPRRMLGAPLRQRRVRPLQELCRQRIVAAVGRENLARIPLNPVLRDYLSSFPFQI; this is encoded by the coding sequence ATGGTAGCACGTAACCAGGTGGCAGCCGACAATGCGATCTCCCCGGCATCAGAGCCCCGACGGCGGCCAGAGCCATCCTCGTCCTCGTCTTCGTCCTCGCCGGCGGCCCCGGCGCGTCCCCGGCCCTGCCCGGTGGTCCCGGCCCCGGCTCCGGGCGACACTCACTTCCGCACCTTCCGCTCCCACTCTGATTACCGGCGCATCACGCGGACCAGCGCTCTCCTGGACGCCTGCGGCTTCTACTGGGGACCCCTGAGCGTGCATGGGGCGCACGAACGGCTGCGTGCCGAGCCCGTGGGCACCTTCTTGGTGCGCGACAGTCGCCAGCGGAACTGCTTCTTCGCGCTCAGCGTGAAGATGGCTTCGGGCCCCACGAGCATTCGTGTGCACTTCCAGGCCGGCCGCTTCCACCTGGACGGCAGCCGCGAGACCTTCGACTGCCTCTTCGAGCTGCTGGAGCACTACGTGGCGGCGCCGCGCCGCATGTTGGGGGCCCCACTGCGCCAGCGCCGCGTGCGGCCGCTGCAGGAGCTGTGTCGCCAGCGCATCGTGGCCGCCGTGGGTCGCGAGAACCTGGCACGCATCCCTCTTAACCCGGTACTCCGTGACTACCTGAGTTCCTTCCCCTTCCAGATCTGA
- the Prm2 gene encoding protamine-2, whose translation MVRYRMRSPSEGQHQGPGQDHEREEQGQGQELSPERVEDYGRTERGHHHRHRRCKRLHRIHKRRRSCRRRRRHSCRHRRRHRRGCRRSRRRRSCRCRKCRWHYY comes from the exons ATGGTTCGCTACCGAATGAGGAGCCCCAGTGAGGGTCAGCACCAGGGGCCTGGGCAAGACCATGAGCgcgaggagcaggggcaggggcaagagCTGAGCCCAGAGCGCGTGGAGGACTATGGGAGGACAGAAAGGGGCCACCACCACAGACACAGGCGCTGCAAGAGGCTTCACAGGATCCACAAGAGGCGCCGGTCATGCAGAAGGCGGAGGAGACACTCCTGCCGCCACAGGAGGCGGCATCGCAGAG GCTGCAGAAGATCCCGAAGGAGGAGGAGCTGCAGGTGCAGGAAATGCAGGTGGCACTATTATTAA
- the Tnp2 gene encoding nuclear transition protein 2 encodes MDTKMQSLPTTHPHPHSSSRPQSHTNNQCACSHHCRSCSQAGHPSSSSSPSSGPPTKHPKTPMHSRYSPSRPSHRGSCPKNRKTLEGKVSKRKAVRRRKRTHRAKRRSSGRRYK; translated from the exons ATGGACACCAAGATGCAGAGCCTTCCCACCACTCATCCCCACCCGCACAGCTCCTCTCGGCCTCAAAGTCACACCAATAACCAGTGTGCCTGCAGCCACCACTGCCGGAGCTGCAGCCAAGCAGGCCACCCGAGCTCCAGTTCCAGCCCCAGCTCTGGCCCGCCGACGAAGCACCCCAAAACACCCATGCACTCTCGTTACTCACCTTCAAGACCCAGCCACCGCGGCAGCTGCCCCAAGAACAGGAAGACCTTGGAAGGGAAAGTGAGCAAGAGAAAGGCGGTCAGGAGGCGGAAGCGGACTCACAGAGCTAAGAGGCGTAGCTCAG GACGAAGATACAAGTGA